Proteins encoded in a region of the Flavobacterium sp. MDT1-60 genome:
- a CDS encoding alginate export family protein, with amino-acid sequence MKKLRILILLVLGGMSASIQAQELDVNLQVRPRFEYRNGYKTLLPEGQKGTSQISQRSRLNFNYKQEDLTVKLTLQNTRTWGDVVPAATADKNGVAVFEAWAQYNFTQKWSARMGRQVLSYDNQRILGEQDWGQQAQSHDALTVSYHTETQKLDLGGAYNSTAENVLQTPYTVNTYKTLQYAWYHNQFNTELGLSFLLLNTGYEYANPDAKLLVDYKQTFGPYLTYKNNKIDSNFWLYGQTGKSNDLQVSAWNAAANFGYQITESFKAGLGYEFLSGKASNDGSTVIKSFNPIFGTNHGFNGYMDYFYVGNHLNNIGLQDAFLKLNYNINKWQFALIPHVFLSAADVVTPLPQSAKLDSYLGTEIDATFGYNFKKDITVSGGYSQMFGSKTLEFIKTGDADHTNNWAWLMISVNPRIFSWKK; translated from the coding sequence ATGAAAAAACTAAGAATACTCATTTTATTAGTATTAGGAGGAATGAGCGCTTCAATTCAGGCGCAGGAATTAGATGTAAACTTACAAGTTAGACCACGTTTTGAATACAGAAATGGATACAAAACACTTTTACCCGAAGGTCAGAAAGGAACTTCTCAAATTTCACAGCGTTCCCGTTTAAACTTCAATTACAAACAAGAAGACTTAACCGTAAAATTGACGCTTCAAAACACCAGAACATGGGGCGATGTTGTACCTGCAGCGACAGCAGATAAAAATGGAGTGGCAGTTTTTGAAGCTTGGGCACAATACAATTTTACTCAAAAATGGAGTGCAAGAATGGGTCGCCAAGTGCTATCTTACGACAATCAACGTATTCTTGGAGAGCAAGATTGGGGACAGCAGGCGCAAAGTCACGATGCATTGACAGTAAGTTATCATACTGAAACACAGAAATTAGATTTGGGAGGAGCTTACAATTCAACTGCTGAAAATGTTCTTCAGACTCCTTATACCGTTAATACTTATAAAACATTGCAATATGCATGGTATCATAACCAATTCAATACTGAACTAGGTTTAAGTTTTTTATTGCTTAACACCGGTTACGAATATGCAAATCCCGATGCTAAATTATTAGTAGATTACAAACAGACATTTGGACCATACCTTACATACAAAAATAATAAAATAGACAGTAATTTTTGGCTTTACGGGCAAACGGGGAAAAGCAACGATTTACAAGTGAGCGCTTGGAATGCTGCAGCTAACTTTGGATACCAAATAACCGAATCATTCAAAGCTGGATTAGGATATGAATTCCTATCTGGAAAAGCGTCAAATGATGGAAGCACCGTTATAAAATCATTCAATCCAATATTTGGAACCAACCACGGTTTTAATGGTTATATGGATTATTTTTATGTTGGGAATCACTTAAATAATATTGGTTTGCAAGATGCATTTTTGAAATTAAACTATAATATAAACAAATGGCAATTTGCTTTGATTCCGCATGTATTTTTGTCAGCTGCTGATGTTGTTACACCTCTACCTCAAAGTGCCAAACTTGACTCGTATTTAGGAACTGAAATTGACGCTACTTTTGGTTATAATTTCAAAAAAGACATTACGGTATCAGGAGGTTATTCTCAAATGTTTGGATCTAAAACTTTAGAATTTATAAAAACCGGAGATGCTGACCATACCAACAATTGGGCCTGGTTGATGATTTCTGTAAATCCAAGAATTTTCAGCTGGAAAAAATAG